In Acipenser ruthenus chromosome 15, fAciRut3.2 maternal haplotype, whole genome shotgun sequence, a genomic segment contains:
- the LOC117422523 gene encoding ergosterol biosynthetic protein 28 homolog isoform X1, with the protein MFWQEELEDIDCEFHYSSNPEIINLLVCRYQTCAEMGRFLNVLRSWLVIVSVIALGNSVQSFRDHSFLSEKLYTGMPEFVNGLQARTFGIWTLLSSVIRCACAADIQNKTLYHITLGTFVLALGHFLSEAFIYKTAPLTIGVMAPLIVASVSIGGMLIGFQCVAEPEEVMGARQKKRN; encoded by the exons ATGTTTTGGCAAGAGGAACTGGAGGATATCGATTGCGAATTCCACTATTCTTCAAATCCAGAGATAATAAATCTGT TGGTTTGTAGGTACCAGACGTGTGCTGAAATGGGTCGGTTCCTTAATGTGCTCCGCAGCTGGCTGGTAATTGTGTCAGTGATTGCCTTGGGAAATTCAGTCCAGAGTTTTCGGGATCACAGCTTCCTCTCGGAGAAACTATACACCGGAATGCCAGAGTTTG TAAATGGTCTTCAAGCTCGAACCTTTGGAATCTGGACCCTTCTCTCCTCTGTCATTCGATGTGCCTGTGCAGCGGACATACAGAACAAAAC ATTGTATCACATCACACTGGGTACCTTTGTTCTGGCTCTTGGTCATTTCCTGTCCGAggcgtttatttacaaaactGCTCCACTGACAATTGGTGTTATGGCACCTCTAATAGTAGCAA GTGTTTCTATCGGTGGGATGCTGATTGGTTTTCAGTGTGTGGCAGAGCCAGAGGAAGTGATGGGAGCCcgtcagaaaaaaagaaactga
- the LOC117422523 gene encoding ergosterol biosynthetic protein 28 homolog isoform X3, whose amino-acid sequence MGRFLNVLRSWLVIVSVIALGNSVQSFRDHSFLSEKLYTGMPEFVNGLQARTFGIWTLLSSVIRCACAADIQNKTLYHITLGTFVLALGHFLSEAFIYKTAPLTIGVMAPLIVASVSIGGMLIGFQCVAEPEEVMGARQKKRN is encoded by the exons ATGGGTCGGTTCCTTAATGTGCTCCGCAGCTGGCTGGTAATTGTGTCAGTGATTGCCTTGGGAAATTCAGTCCAGAGTTTTCGGGATCACAGCTTCCTCTCGGAGAAACTATACACCGGAATGCCAGAGTTTG TAAATGGTCTTCAAGCTCGAACCTTTGGAATCTGGACCCTTCTCTCCTCTGTCATTCGATGTGCCTGTGCAGCGGACATACAGAACAAAAC ATTGTATCACATCACACTGGGTACCTTTGTTCTGGCTCTTGGTCATTTCCTGTCCGAggcgtttatttacaaaactGCTCCACTGACAATTGGTGTTATGGCACCTCTAATAGTAGCAA GTGTTTCTATCGGTGGGATGCTGATTGGTTTTCAGTGTGTGGCAGAGCCAGAGGAAGTGATGGGAGCCcgtcagaaaaaaagaaactga
- the LOC117422523 gene encoding ergosterol biosynthetic protein 28 homolog isoform X2: MVCRYQTCAEMGRFLNVLRSWLVIVSVIALGNSVQSFRDHSFLSEKLYTGMPEFVNGLQARTFGIWTLLSSVIRCACAADIQNKTLYHITLGTFVLALGHFLSEAFIYKTAPLTIGVMAPLIVASVSIGGMLIGFQCVAEPEEVMGARQKKRN, from the exons A TGGTTTGTAGGTACCAGACGTGTGCTGAAATGGGTCGGTTCCTTAATGTGCTCCGCAGCTGGCTGGTAATTGTGTCAGTGATTGCCTTGGGAAATTCAGTCCAGAGTTTTCGGGATCACAGCTTCCTCTCGGAGAAACTATACACCGGAATGCCAGAGTTTG TAAATGGTCTTCAAGCTCGAACCTTTGGAATCTGGACCCTTCTCTCCTCTGTCATTCGATGTGCCTGTGCAGCGGACATACAGAACAAAAC ATTGTATCACATCACACTGGGTACCTTTGTTCTGGCTCTTGGTCATTTCCTGTCCGAggcgtttatttacaaaactGCTCCACTGACAATTGGTGTTATGGCACCTCTAATAGTAGCAA GTGTTTCTATCGGTGGGATGCTGATTGGTTTTCAGTGTGTGGCAGAGCCAGAGGAAGTGATGGGAGCCcgtcagaaaaaaagaaactga